In the genome of Thermodesulfobacteriota bacterium, the window CAGGGGCGTTTTCATTTCTACGAGGGCTACTCTCTGGAGGAAGTTACGTTTCCGGTACGGGTACTGGCTACCTTAGGCGTCAGGACATTGATCTTATCAAACGCCGCCGGAGGCTTAAATCCGCTCTTTAAGCCGGGAGACCTCATGATTATCCGTGACCACATCAATCTCATGGGGGTAAATCCTTTGCGGGGGCCGAATATTGACGAATGGGGGCCGCGTTTTCCGGACATGTCTGTGCCTTATGATCGGGCGCTTTGTGATAAGGCGGAGGAGGTCGCCTTGGCATCCGGCCTCCCCGTACAAAAAGGCGTCTATGTGGCGGTTTCCGGCCCCAGTCTGGAGACCCCGGCCGAGACCCGTTTTTTGCGGATGATCGGCGCGGATGCGGTCGGCATGTCCACGGTGCCGGAGGTTATAGCAGCCAACCATGCCGGGATCAAGGTCTTTGCCGTCTCTGTGATCGCCAATGTGAATCTTCCTGAGTGCATGCAGCCTATACATTTAGAAGATGTTATTGCTACTGCCGGCAAGGCGGAGCCAAATCTTGTCCTTCTGGTTTCGAGACTGCTTAAGGCCATGAAAGATTAACCACAGAGAGCGCAGAGAAAAAGAATTTTAAATTTTAAAAACTCTGTGTCCTCTGTGGTTTATTTTTGACAATACTTAATAATACATGAAGGGAAATTATATGAGCGGTGGTAACGATAAAATGGCGGCTGACCTGGTCATTACCGGGGGTACGGTGCTTACCCTTAATGCCGACGGGGAAATTATTGAAGATGGGGCCGTGGCTATAAAGGGTGACAGCATTATTGCCGTTGGTCCGGGGCCGGTAGTTGCCGGTTCAGTAAGGGCAGGGCGTGTGCTGGAGGCCCGGGGCGGGGTGATTATGCCCGGCCTTATCAACTGCCACACCCATGCGGCCATGACCTGCTTCCGGGGGTTGGCCGATGACCTGCCCCTTATGACCTGGCTTAACGATTATATCTTTCCGGCCGAGCGTAAGATGAATGCGGATGTGGTCTATTGGGCAACCCTTCTGGCCTGTGTGGAGA includes:
- a CDS encoding purine-nucleoside phosphorylase, whose translation is MSVSEYRKKIDEAARFLADGLDLKPTVGIILGTGLGGLADRIEKHKIIPYHDIPHFPESTVESHAGQLIAGHLGGKAVLAFQGRFHFYEGYSLEEVTFPVRVLATLGVRTLILSNAAGGLNPLFKPGDLMIIRDHINLMGVNPLRGPNIDEWGPRFPDMSVPYDRALCDKAEEVALASGLPVQKGVYVAVSGPSLETPAETRFLRMIGADAVGMSTVPEVIAANHAGIKVFAVSVIANVNLPECMQPIHLEDVIATAGKAEPNLVLLVSRLLKAMKD